Proteins encoded by one window of Homoserinimonas aerilata:
- a CDS encoding DedA family protein produces the protein MLPLALIPWLDPETIIQSAGPWALLIVCLIVFSETGLLVGFLLPGDTLLVISGLLTHTSLVFGLEIWWVGILIGVAAFAGGEVGYLIGHRFGPSVFERKESGLFSRENVERTNRFFERFGGISVILARFVPILRTFVPVAAGVGHMNYKKYSLYNLIGAVLWGFGLTFFGYLIGYIPPVADFVKEYIDVILIGAVTITAIPTVWHYLQSSSKARKARLAGVPPLTADEAVVDPAYFDQDPSNDPK, from the coding sequence TTGCTTCCCCTCGCACTCATCCCGTGGCTCGACCCTGAGACCATCATCCAGTCCGCAGGCCCGTGGGCCCTGCTCATCGTGTGCCTCATCGTCTTCTCCGAGACCGGGCTGCTCGTGGGCTTCCTGCTGCCCGGCGACACGCTGCTCGTCATCTCCGGCCTGCTCACGCACACCTCGCTCGTCTTCGGGCTCGAGATCTGGTGGGTGGGCATCCTGATCGGGGTCGCCGCATTCGCGGGCGGTGAGGTCGGCTACCTGATCGGCCACAGGTTCGGCCCGAGCGTGTTCGAGCGCAAGGAGAGCGGGCTGTTCAGTCGCGAGAACGTCGAACGCACCAACCGCTTCTTCGAGCGCTTCGGCGGCATCTCGGTCATCCTCGCCCGCTTCGTGCCCATCCTGCGCACCTTCGTGCCGGTCGCCGCAGGCGTCGGCCACATGAACTACAAGAAGTACTCGCTGTACAACCTCATCGGCGCCGTGCTCTGGGGCTTCGGGCTCACCTTCTTCGGGTACCTCATCGGTTACATCCCGCCCGTCGCCGACTTCGTCAAGGAGTACATCGACGTCATCCTCATCGGCGCCGTCACCATCACCGCCATCCCGACCGTGTGGCACTACCTGCAGTCGAGCAGCAAGGCGCGCAAGGCCCGCCTGGCAGGGGTTCCGCCGCTCACGGCCGACGAGGCCGTCGTCGACCCGGCCTACTTCGATCAGGACCCCAGCAACGACCCCAAATAG
- a CDS encoding acylneuraminate cytidylyltransferase — protein MALVPARGGSQGVPGKNLRRIGGFPLVARAVRAANGGLRVDRVIVTTDDVEIAQVARSAGAEVIDRPAELSGATASSESALLHALDQLDEQPRIVVFIQATSPFIDPTVLDEAIRRVDEGECDVVFSAVPTYEFLWGQNDGEASGINHDPTFRPRRQDREPHFRETGAFYVMRADGFREAGHRFFGRVGVAEVDELGSIEIDTEDELRLAEAIEPLWTARHGATPRVVELDVDAVVTDFDGVHTDNRASVSADGVERVTVHRGDGMGVSLLRRAGVPVLILSTETNPVVTARAAKLGVDVIQASDDKAAALRVWAADRGLSLDRVAYLGNDVNDLGCFAAVGWPVAVPDAHPDALAAARIVLATPGGSGAVRELADRVLAARASFSTTDVVPSHDVTTTTGERR, from the coding sequence GTGGCGCTGGTACCTGCCCGTGGCGGTTCCCAGGGGGTACCGGGAAAGAACCTGCGACGTATCGGGGGGTTTCCGCTCGTCGCGCGGGCGGTGCGGGCAGCAAACGGGGGTTTGCGCGTAGACCGTGTGATTGTCACGACCGATGATGTCGAGATCGCACAGGTCGCCCGCTCCGCTGGCGCTGAGGTGATCGACCGGCCGGCCGAGCTTTCTGGCGCGACCGCGTCATCCGAGTCGGCGCTGCTGCATGCGCTCGACCAGCTCGACGAGCAGCCGCGCATCGTCGTCTTCATTCAGGCGACTTCGCCGTTCATCGACCCGACCGTGCTCGATGAGGCCATCCGCCGCGTCGATGAGGGCGAATGCGATGTGGTGTTCTCTGCGGTGCCGACGTATGAGTTCCTGTGGGGGCAGAACGACGGCGAGGCATCCGGAATCAATCACGACCCGACGTTCAGGCCGCGTCGGCAGGACCGCGAACCGCATTTCCGCGAGACGGGCGCCTTCTATGTGATGCGGGCCGACGGCTTTCGTGAGGCCGGCCACCGCTTCTTCGGGCGCGTGGGCGTGGCCGAGGTCGACGAGCTCGGCTCCATCGAGATCGACACGGAGGACGAGCTGCGGCTCGCCGAGGCCATCGAACCGCTGTGGACCGCACGCCACGGGGCAACCCCGAGGGTCGTCGAGCTCGACGTCGACGCCGTCGTCACCGACTTCGACGGCGTGCACACCGACAATCGGGCATCCGTCTCCGCCGACGGCGTCGAACGCGTCACGGTGCACCGCGGCGACGGCATGGGAGTTTCGCTGCTGCGCCGCGCGGGCGTGCCCGTGCTCATCCTCTCGACCGAGACGAACCCGGTGGTGACGGCGCGGGCGGCCAAGCTCGGCGTCGACGTCATCCAGGCATCCGACGACAAGGCTGCAGCTCTGCGCGTCTGGGCTGCCGACCGAGGACTCTCGCTCGATCGGGTCGCCTACCTGGGCAATGACGTCAATGACCTCGGATGCTTCGCAGCAGTCGGATGGCCGGTCGCCGTTCCCGACGCCCACCCCGATGCCCTCGCGGCGGCCCGCATCGTGCTGGCCACGCCCGGCGGTTCGGGTGCCGTGCGCGAACTGGCCGACCGGGTGCTCGCCGCTCGGGCATCCTTCAGCACCACCGACGTCGTGCCCTCGCACGACGTCACCACCACGACAGGAGAACGCAGATGA
- a CDS encoding helix-turn-helix domain-containing protein — MTGTDHTPDSTPLGRFLTLADVAEVLNISASQAYALVRSAELPAIKVGAGGHWRVERSVLESYIEAKYEEARRMNLWNQAEFADIPELTIAPRGQ, encoded by the coding sequence ATGACTGGCACCGACCACACCCCGGACTCGACCCCGCTGGGCCGTTTCCTGACGCTGGCCGACGTGGCCGAGGTCCTGAACATCTCGGCGAGTCAGGCCTATGCGCTCGTGCGCAGCGCGGAGCTTCCGGCGATCAAGGTCGGGGCGGGAGGGCACTGGCGCGTCGAGCGATCCGTGCTCGAGTCGTACATCGAGGCGAAGTATGAAGAGGCGCGGCGCATGAACCTGTGGAACCAGGCCGAGTTCGCCGACATCCCCGAGCTGACGATCGCACCGCGCGGGCAGTGA
- a CDS encoding N-acetylneuraminate synthase family protein, with protein sequence MTVSIQGTPIGAGHPVYVIAEIGLNHNGDVELAKKLIDVAAEAGAQAVKFQKRTPEISTPEHMKQVPRETPWGTMSYLDYRYRVEFDREQYVEIGDYATLRGLDWFASPWDEPSVDFLEDLGVGAHKVASASVTDHGLLARLAQTGKTIILSTGMSTLQEIDAAVEVLGTEKLVMLHATSTYPLPPEEANLRTILTLQQRYRNVPIGYSGHERGLQISLAAVALGAVAVERHITLDRTMWGSDHAASLEPQGFEHLVRDIRIIGEAMGDGVKRVFPGELAPLAKLRRVPAPTA encoded by the coding sequence ATGACCGTTTCGATCCAGGGCACCCCCATCGGGGCCGGCCACCCGGTCTATGTGATCGCGGAGATCGGGCTCAACCACAATGGTGACGTCGAGCTCGCCAAGAAGCTCATCGACGTGGCTGCTGAGGCGGGCGCCCAGGCGGTCAAGTTCCAGAAGCGCACGCCCGAGATCTCCACGCCGGAGCACATGAAGCAGGTGCCGCGTGAGACGCCGTGGGGCACCATGAGCTACCTCGACTACCGCTACCGCGTCGAGTTCGACCGTGAGCAGTATGTCGAGATCGGCGACTACGCGACCCTCCGCGGCCTGGACTGGTTCGCTTCGCCGTGGGACGAGCCCTCCGTCGACTTTCTGGAGGATCTCGGTGTCGGCGCGCACAAGGTGGCCTCGGCATCCGTCACCGACCATGGCCTGCTCGCGCGGCTGGCGCAGACGGGCAAGACCATCATCCTGTCGACGGGCATGTCGACCCTGCAGGAGATCGACGCTGCCGTGGAGGTGCTCGGCACCGAGAAGCTCGTGATGCTGCACGCGACGTCGACGTACCCGCTGCCGCCCGAGGAGGCGAACCTGCGCACGATCCTCACCCTCCAGCAGCGCTACCGGAATGTGCCGATCGGCTACTCGGGTCATGAGCGCGGCCTGCAGATCTCGCTCGCCGCGGTCGCGCTGGGCGCTGTCGCGGTGGAGCGGCACATCACGCTCGACCGCACCATGTGGGGCTCCGATCACGCCGCGTCACTCGAGCCGCAGGGCTTCGAGCACCTGGTTCGCGACATCCGCATCATCGGCGAGGCCATGGGTGACGGCGTCAAGCGCGTCTTCCCGGGCGAGCTGGCACCTCTGGCGAAGCTGCGCCGGGTGCCCGCGCCCACGGCCTGA
- a CDS encoding Nramp family divalent metal transporter, with translation MPKFDQPVIRKGRIRRGMFLLGPAFVAAIAYVDPGNVAANLTGGAKFGYLLVWVLVAANLMAALVQYQSAKLGIVTGRTMPQLLGERLSKHPRRLFWAQAELVAVATDVAEVIGGAIALQLLFGLPLVLGGVIVGAVSMIMLGLQSRYGQRPFEFVIVGMLAVVAIGFLAGLVVRPPDGGAVLDGLLPRFDGTESVLLAASMLGATVMPHAIYVHSALARDRHGKAKGADDRARLLKATRWDVVIALGVAGVVNIGMLLLAAVNLRDIDGTDTIDGAHAAIEGALGPGVALVFAIGLLASGLASTAVGSYAGATIMEGLLHRRIPIFVRRVVTMIPALIVLGLGVSPTWALVVSQVFLSFGIPFALVPLLRLTNDRSLMGEAVNRRWVSWALGIVVLLVVALNLALIVLTLAGGES, from the coding sequence ATGCCGAAATTTGATCAGCCGGTGATTCGAAAGGGTCGCATCCGTCGAGGGATGTTCCTCCTCGGCCCCGCATTCGTCGCCGCGATCGCCTACGTCGACCCCGGCAACGTCGCCGCGAATCTCACCGGCGGCGCCAAATTCGGCTACCTGCTCGTGTGGGTGCTCGTCGCCGCCAACCTCATGGCCGCGCTCGTGCAGTACCAGTCGGCGAAGCTCGGCATCGTCACGGGGCGCACCATGCCGCAGCTGCTGGGGGAGCGGCTCTCGAAGCATCCGCGGCGCCTGTTCTGGGCGCAGGCCGAGCTTGTCGCCGTCGCCACCGATGTCGCAGAGGTCATCGGCGGTGCGATCGCGTTGCAGCTGCTGTTCGGGCTCCCGCTCGTGCTCGGCGGCGTCATCGTCGGCGCCGTCTCCATGATCATGCTGGGTCTGCAGAGCCGCTACGGTCAGCGCCCGTTCGAGTTCGTGATCGTGGGCATGCTCGCGGTGGTCGCCATCGGCTTCCTCGCCGGGCTCGTCGTGCGCCCACCCGATGGCGGCGCCGTGCTCGACGGGTTGCTGCCCCGTTTCGACGGAACCGAATCGGTGCTGCTGGCGGCCAGCATGCTCGGCGCGACGGTCATGCCGCACGCCATCTACGTGCACTCGGCGCTCGCCCGCGACCGCCACGGAAAGGCGAAGGGGGCGGATGATCGCGCTCGCCTTCTGAAGGCCACCCGCTGGGACGTCGTCATAGCGCTGGGTGTGGCGGGTGTCGTGAACATCGGCATGCTGCTGCTCGCCGCAGTGAACCTGCGTGACATCGACGGCACCGACACGATCGACGGCGCGCATGCCGCCATTGAGGGCGCGCTCGGCCCGGGGGTGGCGCTTGTCTTCGCGATCGGCCTGCTCGCATCCGGCCTCGCGTCGACCGCCGTCGGCAGCTATGCGGGCGCCACCATCATGGAGGGCCTGCTGCACAGGCGCATCCCCATCTTCGTGCGTCGGGTGGTGACCATGATTCCTGCGCTCATCGTTTTGGGGCTGGGCGTGAGCCCCACCTGGGCGCTCGTGGTGAGCCAGGTGTTTCTCAGTTTCGGCATCCCGTTCGCGCTTGTGCCGCTGCTGCGCCTCACGAATGATCGCTCGCTGATGGGCGAGGCGGTGAATCGTCGCTGGGTGAGCTGGGCGCTCGGTATCGTCGTACTGCTGGTGGTGGCGCTGAATCTGGCACTGATCGTGTTGACGCTGGCGGGAGGAGAGTCGTGA
- a CDS encoding metal-dependent transcriptional regulator: protein MKKPGAPTSVVEDYVKVIYAHTEWQPVPVTPSVLAAKLGLAASTVTEMVKKLAVAGLVTHVPYGAVTLTEEGRMLALRMVRRHRLIETWLVSSFGYGWDEVHDEAEVLEHSLSDRLLEAIAEQLGQPSRDPHGDPIPSADGTVQRPDAVLLSEAPDGFEGRIARISDSDPMLLRYLTAEAVELDAPIAVVGRRPFGGALTVRVGATEHDLGDAAAASVWVSPL, encoded by the coding sequence GTGAAGAAACCCGGCGCCCCGACATCCGTCGTCGAGGACTACGTGAAGGTCATCTATGCGCATACCGAGTGGCAGCCGGTGCCGGTGACGCCGTCGGTGCTCGCCGCGAAGCTGGGTCTGGCCGCGTCGACGGTCACCGAGATGGTCAAGAAGCTTGCGGTGGCCGGCCTGGTGACGCATGTTCCGTATGGCGCGGTGACGCTGACCGAGGAGGGGCGGATGCTCGCCCTGCGCATGGTGCGCCGGCACCGGCTGATCGAGACCTGGTTGGTGAGCTCCTTCGGTTACGGCTGGGATGAGGTTCACGATGAGGCGGAGGTGCTCGAGCACAGCCTCTCCGACCGCCTGTTGGAGGCGATCGCGGAGCAGCTCGGGCAGCCGAGCCGTGACCCGCACGGCGACCCGATCCCCTCGGCGGATGGCACAGTGCAGAGGCCGGATGCCGTGCTCCTGTCGGAGGCCCCCGACGGCTTCGAGGGCCGCATTGCGCGGATCAGCGACAGCGATCCGATGCTGCTGCGCTACCTCACGGCGGAGGCGGTGGAGCTGGATGCCCCCATCGCGGTGGTCGGGCGGCGGCCGTTCGGCGGCGCGCTCACGGTGCGGGTCGGCGCCACTGAACACGATCTCGGTGACGCTGCCGCGGCATCCGTCTGGGTGTCGCCGCTCTGA
- a CDS encoding Rv3235 family protein, whose amino-acid sequence MSTALAASGPQQAHPPHRRPLTLAAQTLPSKVIRAPYEPDAYFGKQPAASAALPDPRPLLENLTRCVIEILAGARDLQQIARWVDDGVYKNLLKRVVLSDRARRAKGQAATRPSFSIGSVTIDEPRDGAVEAVVIVRGRARTRAVAIRLEGFDNRWRAVAINVL is encoded by the coding sequence ATGAGCACAGCCCTGGCCGCATCCGGCCCCCAGCAGGCGCATCCCCCGCATCGACGCCCCCTCACCCTCGCAGCGCAGACGCTTCCGAGCAAGGTGATCCGCGCCCCCTACGAGCCCGACGCCTACTTCGGCAAGCAGCCCGCAGCATCCGCGGCCCTTCCCGACCCGCGCCCGCTGCTCGAGAACCTCACCCGCTGTGTCATCGAGATCCTTGCGGGAGCGCGTGACCTGCAGCAGATCGCCCGCTGGGTCGACGATGGCGTCTACAAGAACCTGCTCAAGCGGGTCGTGCTCTCCGACAGGGCGCGCCGGGCCAAGGGTCAGGCTGCGACCCGGCCCAGCTTCTCCATCGGCTCCGTCACGATCGACGAGCCCCGCGATGGGGCCGTCGAGGCGGTCGTGATCGTGCGCGGCAGGGCCCGTACGCGCGCCGTCGCCATCAGGCTGGAGGGCTTCGACAACAGATGGCGTGCCGTCGCCATCAACGTGCTCTGA
- a CDS encoding AAA family ATPase, producing MSGVGRIALAVVPGREGGLIDDVAAHGYDVTARCSSADELASVLAASRSDFAIVSSVERYLNPRLVAEADAAGVRIVAIAETDAGRRHAANIGLHEVVEGDADWARIEAVLLGAPLRAEALPGPTGGRGNVIAVWGPAGAPGRTTLAINIAAELASAGHTVALADVDTHSGSVAPTLGLLDEAPGFAAACRLAGSGALTRAELERIGQRYSSPHGSFWVLTGIGRPSRWPELSAERVVATLAECRKWVDYTVVDTGFNLEGDEEIVSDLAAPRRNAATIAALREADQVVAVGSADPVGLSRFLRAHVDLLETIVTERILVVMNRLRSSAIGSSPAAQVTQSLERFGGITAPVMVPYDRQATDAAVLTGATLYDVAAKSPARVAIGALVTQRILPPAAALPDRRRGIRWPSRARNTMRAAEVPAAPTVSRLRG from the coding sequence ATGAGCGGCGTCGGCCGCATCGCCCTCGCGGTCGTGCCGGGGCGTGAGGGCGGGCTCATCGACGATGTCGCAGCCCACGGCTACGACGTGACGGCCCGCTGCTCGAGTGCCGACGAACTGGCATCCGTGCTCGCGGCATCCCGCAGCGACTTCGCCATCGTCTCCTCCGTCGAGCGCTACCTCAACCCGCGCCTGGTCGCCGAGGCGGATGCCGCGGGCGTGCGCATCGTCGCCATTGCCGAGACGGATGCGGGGCGCCGGCATGCGGCGAACATCGGTCTGCATGAGGTCGTCGAGGGCGACGCCGACTGGGCTCGCATCGAGGCCGTGCTGCTCGGCGCCCCGCTCCGGGCGGAGGCGCTGCCGGGCCCCACCGGCGGGCGTGGCAATGTCATCGCCGTCTGGGGGCCTGCCGGGGCTCCCGGCCGTACGACGCTCGCCATCAACATCGCCGCCGAGCTGGCGTCGGCAGGGCACACGGTCGCGCTCGCCGATGTCGACACGCACAGCGGTTCCGTCGCTCCCACGCTGGGGTTGCTCGACGAGGCGCCCGGCTTCGCGGCCGCCTGCAGGCTCGCAGGCAGCGGCGCCCTCACGCGCGCCGAGCTGGAGCGCATAGGCCAGCGTTATTCCTCACCGCATGGCAGTTTCTGGGTGCTCACCGGAATCGGCAGGCCGAGCAGGTGGCCCGAGCTCTCCGCGGAGAGGGTTGTGGCGACGCTCGCGGAGTGCCGCAAGTGGGTCGACTACACCGTCGTCGACACGGGTTTCAACCTTGAGGGTGACGAGGAGATCGTGAGCGATCTGGCCGCGCCGCGCCGCAATGCAGCGACGATCGCCGCGCTCCGGGAGGCCGATCAGGTCGTCGCAGTGGGTTCGGCTGACCCGGTCGGGCTGTCGCGCTTCCTGCGCGCCCACGTCGATCTGCTCGAGACGATCGTCACCGAGCGCATCCTCGTTGTCATGAACAGGTTGCGCTCTTCGGCGATCGGTTCGTCCCCGGCGGCTCAGGTCACGCAGTCCCTCGAGCGTTTCGGCGGCATCACCGCGCCGGTGATGGTGCCGTACGACAGGCAGGCGACGGATGCCGCGGTGCTGACCGGCGCGACACTGTACGACGTCGCGGCGAAGTCTCCTGCGCGGGTGGCCATCGGAGCCCTCGTCACCCAGCGCATCCTGCCGCCGGCAGCTGCGCTGCCAGACCGCCGTCGCGGCATCCGCTGGCCATCGCGGGCTCGAAACACCATGAGGGCTGCCGAGGTGCCCGCAGCACCCACCGTGAGCAGGCTTCGCGGCTAG
- the rdgB gene encoding RdgB/HAM1 family non-canonical purine NTP pyrophosphatase: MTRTLVLATHNDHKVAELRRILGPQLDGIELLGYDGPEPVEDGDTFEANALIKARAAHAHTGLPAIADDSGISVLALAGAPGIHSARYAGTRDDVDNYRLLLKNLGDATDRRADFMCAAAFVDGDFEHAELGVWKGTILQQPVGAGGFGYDPIFRPEGLEVASAELSADEKNAISHRSRAFAALMPVVRGRLLA; the protein is encoded by the coding sequence ATGACCCGCACTCTCGTTCTGGCGACGCACAACGACCACAAGGTTGCCGAGCTGCGCCGCATCCTGGGCCCGCAGCTCGACGGCATCGAACTGCTCGGCTACGACGGGCCGGAGCCGGTTGAGGATGGCGACACCTTCGAGGCGAACGCGCTGATCAAGGCGCGGGCGGCGCATGCTCACACCGGGCTGCCCGCCATCGCCGACGATTCTGGCATCAGTGTGCTGGCGCTCGCTGGCGCGCCCGGCATCCATTCGGCTCGCTATGCCGGCACTCGCGATGATGTCGACAACTACCGTCTGTTGCTGAAGAACCTGGGCGATGCGACGGATCGCAGAGCCGACTTCATGTGCGCTGCGGCGTTCGTCGATGGCGATTTTGAGCATGCGGAGCTTGGCGTCTGGAAGGGCACGATCCTGCAGCAGCCGGTCGGCGCGGGCGGCTTCGGCTATGACCCGATCTTCCGGCCGGAGGGGCTCGAGGTGGCGTCGGCCGAGCTGAGCGCCGATGAGAAGAACGCGATCAGCCATCGGTCGCGCGCGTTCGCGGCGCTCATGCCTGTCGTGCGCGGGCGCCTTCTGGCGTAG
- a CDS encoding TetR/AcrR family transcriptional regulator, producing MPRISAPTVAEHRRHQREALLAAATELLVEGGVSAVTPGAVGAAAGLSRPAVYQYFASGPAILGAIIEDAFPKANAALLEVLDSDAPPAERIDTYLRETLRLAADGAHRAAAALSGAQLPEEFRGRLRELHREQAAPLMSALRELAAENPSAIGNVDLTAMLLGGVVEAAMRALEHGAPLAAVTRHTIAHVRGSLHL from the coding sequence ATGCCCCGCATTTCCGCACCCACCGTCGCCGAGCATCGCAGGCACCAACGCGAGGCACTCCTCGCCGCCGCGACCGAGCTGCTCGTCGAAGGGGGCGTCTCGGCAGTCACCCCGGGTGCCGTCGGTGCGGCCGCCGGGCTCTCCCGCCCGGCCGTCTACCAATACTTCGCGTCGGGGCCGGCCATCCTGGGCGCCATCATCGAAGACGCCTTCCCCAAAGCCAACGCGGCACTGCTCGAGGTGCTCGATTCGGATGCTCCGCCAGCGGAACGCATCGACACCTACCTTCGTGAGACGCTCCGCCTGGCCGCCGACGGCGCACACCGTGCCGCCGCCGCGCTCTCGGGCGCGCAACTCCCCGAGGAGTTCCGCGGCCGGCTGCGCGAACTGCACCGCGAACAGGCGGCACCTCTGATGTCCGCGCTGCGCGAACTCGCGGCAGAGAACCCGTCGGCGATCGGCAATGTGGATCTCACCGCCATGCTGCTCGGCGGCGTGGTCGAGGCGGCGATGCGCGCCCTCGAGCACGGGGCGCCGCTCGCCGCCGTGACTCGGCACACCATCGCGCATGTGCGCGGATCCCTGCACCTCTGA